A single Chitinophagales bacterium DNA region contains:
- the gcvT gene encoding glycine cleavage system aminomethyltransferase GcvT, producing the protein MKKTALTQKHIDLGAKMVEFAGYSMPVIYSSINEEHNTVRNAVGVFDVSHMGEFLITGEKALDLLQKISSNDASKMTPGKAQYSCLPNGKGGIVDDFLTYMIDENKYYLVVNASNIEKDWNWISSQNDMGVEMKNLSDETTLLAVQGPKATETLQKLTDINLGDIPYYNFTVGKFTGVDDVIISATGYTGAGGFELYIPNAAAEKVWDAVFEAGKEFGIKPIGLGARDTLRLEKGFCLYGNDIDDTTSPLEAGLGWITKLKKEADFIDKDFLKKQKAEGINRKLVAFEMTERGIPRKDYPILDSEGNEIGKVTSGTQSPTLGKAIGLGYVKTEFSELDTEIKIAIRNRQIAAKIVKLPFVK; encoded by the coding sequence ATGAAAAAGACAGCACTCACCCAAAAACACATCGATCTCGGAGCTAAGATGGTAGAATTTGCAGGCTACTCCATGCCCGTAATCTACAGCAGCATTAATGAAGAACACAATACAGTACGCAATGCTGTGGGTGTTTTTGATGTCAGCCACATGGGTGAATTTTTAATCACTGGAGAAAAAGCACTCGATTTGCTGCAAAAAATCAGCAGCAATGATGCTTCTAAAATGACACCTGGAAAAGCACAATACTCCTGTTTGCCCAACGGAAAAGGTGGAATAGTGGATGATTTTCTCACTTATATGATCGATGAAAACAAATATTACCTCGTTGTAAATGCTTCCAATATTGAAAAAGACTGGAACTGGATCAGCTCACAAAATGATATGGGGGTTGAAATGAAAAACCTCTCGGATGAAACCACTTTGCTGGCTGTTCAGGGGCCAAAAGCGACCGAAACACTCCAAAAATTAACCGATATCAATTTGGGCGACATTCCTTATTATAATTTCACGGTAGGCAAATTTACCGGAGTAGATGATGTAATTATCTCAGCAACGGGCTATACAGGTGCCGGAGGTTTTGAATTGTATATTCCCAATGCTGCTGCCGAAAAAGTTTGGGATGCAGTTTTTGAAGCAGGCAAAGAATTTGGCATAAAACCCATTGGTCTTGGAGCCAGAGATACACTGCGGCTGGAAAAAGGATTTTGTCTTTATGGCAATGATATTGATGATACTACCAGTCCACTTGAAGCCGGCCTGGGCTGGATAACCAAACTGAAAAAGGAAGCTGATTTTATCGATAAGGATTTCTTGAAAAAGCAAAAGGCCGAAGGGATAAATCGTAAGCTTGTTGCCTTTGAAATGACCGAAAGAGGTATTCCCCGAAAAGACTACCCGATATTGGATAGCGAAGGAAATGAAATAGGAAAAGTTACCAGTGGCACACAATCTCCTACTCTGGGCAAAGCAATTGGTCTGGGTTATGTGAAAACTGAATTTTCCGAACTGGATACGGAAATTAAAATTGCTATTCGCAACAGACAAATCGCAGCTAAGATTGTGAAACTTCCTTTTGTAAAATGA
- a CDS encoding UDP-3-O-(3-hydroxymyristoyl)glucosamine N-acyltransferase produces MQIKKPISLKALAEILDLKYIGSEKHMITGINEIHKVERGDLTFVDVEKYYSKALNSAATTILINKEVECPEGKALLISPNPFSDYNRLVQHFSPFEPASQMIAESATIGMNTIVQPGVFIGNHVKIGKNCLIHANVTINDYSEIGDNVIIQPNTVIGGDAFYYKTRKAENGYFEKLESCGKVVIEDNVEIGSGCTIDRGVSGITRIGTGSKLDNMVHIAHGVVLGKNCLLAAQVGIAGKTIIGDEAIIWGQVGISKDLKIGNKVTILATSAVSKNLEGGKTYFGAPAEEARNVWRRMAALRKLPDLIDEWRKQ; encoded by the coding sequence ATGCAGATAAAAAAGCCCATTTCATTAAAAGCACTGGCCGAAATACTTGATCTCAAATATATAGGTTCGGAAAAACATATGATCACCGGTATCAATGAAATTCACAAAGTAGAGCGAGGTGACCTTACTTTTGTAGATGTAGAAAAATATTACAGCAAGGCGCTCAATTCGGCTGCCACTACGATTTTAATCAATAAAGAAGTAGAATGTCCTGAAGGAAAGGCACTGCTTATTTCCCCCAATCCTTTTAGTGATTACAATCGCCTGGTGCAACATTTCAGTCCTTTTGAGCCTGCATCGCAAATGATAGCTGAAAGTGCTACAATTGGAATGAATACGATTGTCCAGCCCGGTGTTTTTATTGGCAATCATGTGAAAATCGGCAAGAACTGTCTGATTCATGCCAATGTCACGATCAACGACTATTCAGAAATTGGCGACAATGTGATTATTCAGCCCAATACGGTAATCGGTGGTGATGCTTTTTATTACAAAACCCGGAAAGCTGAAAACGGGTATTTTGAAAAGCTGGAATCTTGTGGAAAAGTTGTCATTGAAGATAATGTGGAAATTGGTTCGGGCTGCACCATTGACAGAGGCGTAAGTGGAATAACACGAATCGGAACAGGCTCTAAATTGGACAACATGGTACATATTGCACATGGAGTAGTGCTTGGAAAAAATTGCCTGCTCGCTGCACAGGTGGGTATTGCAGGAAAGACCATAATTGGCGATGAAGCAATAATCTGGGGGCAGGTAGGTATTTCCAAAGATCTGAAAATAGGCAACAAAGTTACTATATTGGCAACCTCTGCGGTGTCAAAAAACCTGGAAGGAGGCAAAACTTATTTTGGTGCTCCTGCGGAAGAGGCAAGAAATGTATGGCGCAGAATGGCTGCACTCAGAAAATTGCCCGATTTGATAGATGAATGGCGCAAACAATAG
- a CDS encoding MerC domain-containing protein translates to MEKGNRKNILDILGISTSVICAVHCILPPVMLSYTALGTFPFIDNIGFEILILASAAIFAAWSLIPSVKLHHQKGPLLLAFFGFSLIALAHLSHGNLIEIFMLLLGGIMLSGAHLWNWKLKNSFQACSVSSAS, encoded by the coding sequence ATGGAAAAAGGAAATCGCAAAAACATACTTGATATACTTGGCATATCCACTTCTGTGATTTGCGCTGTGCATTGTATATTACCTCCTGTAATGCTCAGTTACACTGCGTTAGGCACTTTCCCTTTTATAGACAACATCGGATTTGAAATTTTGATTTTAGCTTCAGCAGCAATATTTGCTGCTTGGTCATTGATTCCATCAGTGAAATTGCATCATCAAAAAGGACCTCTGCTGCTTGCTTTTTTCGGCTTTTCACTTATTGCTCTTGCACACCTGAGCCACGGAAATCTAATCGAAATATTCATGTTATTGCTTGGTGGCATAATGCTTTCAGGCGCTCACCTTTGGAACTGGAAACTTAAGAACAGTTTTCAAGCTTGCAGTGTTTCCTCTGCATCTTAA
- a CDS encoding DUF2911 domain-containing protein, giving the protein MKRLNIFMSIVFISMTFFATAQISTPKPSPLAKTSQAFGLNEVTVEYSRPGVKERVIFGELVPYNELWRTGANAATKITFEDDVKINGNDLAAGEYSLFTVPAENVWKVYFNRDANASTGTFNAADNALEIDVKPSSTCEKVERFAISFNDITDESLVTRLSWDKTKVEFKVETEVEALVMDAIKTAMAGVSSRTYYDAAMYYYNNDKDLKQALEWVNKAVAMEEEPKFWMLHNKAKIQAAIGDYKGAIKTANQSLDLAKAAEYGHYIHLNEQAIKEWSAKK; this is encoded by the coding sequence ATGAAACGATTAAACATCTTTATGTCAATTGTATTTATTTCAATGACATTTTTTGCTACCGCACAAATCAGTACCCCAAAACCCAGTCCACTTGCTAAAACCTCACAGGCATTCGGATTGAATGAAGTTACGGTAGAGTACTCTCGTCCCGGTGTTAAGGAACGTGTGATTTTCGGTGAATTGGTACCTTATAACGAATTGTGGCGTACAGGAGCAAATGCTGCAACAAAAATTACTTTTGAAGATGATGTAAAGATAAACGGAAATGACCTTGCTGCAGGTGAATATTCCTTGTTTACTGTACCTGCTGAAAATGTATGGAAAGTTTATTTCAACAGAGATGCCAATGCGAGTACAGGCACATTTAATGCTGCTGATAATGCACTTGAAATTGATGTGAAACCTTCAAGTACTTGCGAAAAAGTTGAAAGATTTGCTATTTCATTTAATGACATTACAGATGAAAGCCTTGTAACTCGACTTTCATGGGATAAAACAAAGGTTGAATTTAAAGTTGAGACCGAAGTAGAAGCACTGGTAATGGATGCTATCAAAACAGCAATGGCAGGAGTGAGTTCAAGAACTTATTACGATGCAGCTATGTACTATTACAACAATGACAAAGATTTAAAACAAGCTTTAGAATGGGTAAATAAAGCTGTAGCAATGGAAGAAGAACCCAAGTTCTGGATGCTGCACAATAAAGCTAAAATTCAGGCTGCAATTGGTGATTATAAAGGGGCTATAAAAACTGCAAATCAATCACTTGATCTTGCAAAAGCAGCAGAGTATGGACATTATATCCATTTAAACGAGCAAGCCATAAAAGAGTGGAGTGCTAAAAAATAA
- a CDS encoding oligosaccharide flippase family protein, producing the protein MTRKFVSHLGFLLFVNLLVKPFWIFGIDRVVQNQVGAAEYGNYFSLYNFSVLLYVLLDFGISNFNNREVSSNEGSLMENLGTLFLLKMFLSFFYLALTLLAAYLVGFEGQQLYWLLILCMGQVFLSFLLFFRSGMAGLQAFREDAWLSVSDRVLMILLVGSLLISLSDAFEIQYFIYLQTLSWGLTAIFAFAWLLRKAGEVSWNWESKSILPLLSATAPFAFVGLLMSIYSRIDGVMIERMLGDQGAEEAGIYAASFRLLDAVNMFAYLFASLLLPMFSRMLSKGESIVALLGLGARLLGGAALLLCLGSYFYGKELMFLLYPAADLYYSEVFVLLISSFFGTAMVYVFGTLLLAGKKLKLLNSIALTGAFLNILLNYLLIPEYGAYGAAAATLMTQVLVGAAQIISVWINFSIPFRLNYLVQIFTFTTALVLLAMLLQTFDMHWIISLLIWLAASLPLAFFTTFFPSIGKLKLLWSERNKY; encoded by the coding sequence ATGACACGAAAATTTGTCTCTCATCTTGGGTTTCTGCTGTTTGTCAATTTGCTTGTCAAACCATTCTGGATTTTTGGAATTGACAGGGTGGTGCAAAACCAGGTAGGTGCAGCCGAGTATGGCAACTATTTTTCGCTGTATAACTTTTCTGTATTGTTGTATGTATTGCTCGATTTTGGCATTAGCAACTTCAACAACAGGGAAGTATCTTCTAATGAAGGCAGCCTGATGGAAAACCTCGGCACTTTGTTTTTACTTAAAATGTTCCTGAGTTTTTTTTATCTGGCACTTACACTTTTAGCAGCATACCTGGTGGGTTTTGAAGGACAACAATTGTACTGGCTTTTAATTCTGTGTATGGGGCAAGTCTTTCTTTCTTTCCTGCTGTTTTTCAGATCGGGGATGGCTGGCCTTCAGGCTTTTCGAGAAGATGCCTGGCTTTCGGTCAGCGACAGAGTACTGATGATTCTCCTGGTCGGCAGCCTATTAATTTCACTTTCAGATGCCTTTGAAATTCAATATTTTATATACCTGCAAACACTCTCCTGGGGCCTTACAGCTATTTTTGCCTTTGCTTGGCTTTTGCGCAAAGCCGGTGAAGTCAGCTGGAATTGGGAAAGTAAATCCATTCTTCCACTGCTCAGCGCTACTGCCCCTTTTGCTTTTGTAGGGTTGTTAATGTCAATTTACAGCCGCATAGATGGGGTGATGATTGAGCGTATGCTGGGTGATCAGGGAGCTGAGGAAGCGGGTATATATGCTGCTTCATTTCGCTTGCTCGATGCAGTAAATATGTTTGCTTATTTGTTTGCGTCTTTATTGCTGCCAATGTTTTCCAGAATGTTGTCCAAAGGAGAATCTATAGTGGCACTGCTCGGGTTGGGTGCGCGCTTGCTGGGCGGGGCAGCTTTGTTGCTTTGCCTGGGGAGCTATTTCTATGGGAAGGAATTGATGTTTTTGCTATATCCCGCAGCTGATTTGTATTATTCTGAAGTTTTTGTTTTGCTGATCAGTTCCTTTTTTGGAACAGCTATGGTATATGTTTTCGGCACCTTGCTTTTAGCCGGCAAGAAACTAAAATTGCTCAACAGCATTGCACTCACAGGGGCATTCCTGAATATTTTGCTCAATTACTTATTAATTCCCGAATACGGGGCATATGGTGCTGCGGCTGCAACATTAATGACCCAGGTATTGGTAGGTGCAGCGCAAATTATTAGTGTATGGATAAATTTTTCTATTCCTTTTAGATTAAACTACTTAGTTCAGATTTTCACATTTACAACAGCTTTGGTTTTACTTGCTATGCTTTTGCAAACATTTGATATGCACTGGATAATAAGTCTGCTGATATGGTTGGCTGCATCTTTGCCACTGGCATTTTTCACGACTTTCTTCCCCAGTATTGGCAAATTAAAATTGCTTTGGAGTGAACGCAATAAATACTGA